AGGCAGCGGGCAGCATCCTCCGTCTCGCCGCCGAGGAATTCTCGCCAGAAGGACAGATTTTCCGCAACGCTCAGCGCCGGCTTCAGGGCGTCGCGATGGCCGAGATAGTGGGCCTGCTCAGGCAGGCCGAGCTCGGCATCGCCGCCTTCGAGCGCGATCGATCCTTCGGCCGGAACCAATAGCCCGGCGAGGACGCGCAGCAGCGAGGTCTTGCCGGCGCCGTTGGGGCCGGTGACGGCAAGCGCCTCGCCGGCGGCGGCCGACAGATCGAGGCCGGAAAACACCTCGCGCCCGCCGCGCACGCATTTCAGATTTCGTCCCGAGAGCCGCATGGTTCGTTGTGTCACAGCCCTCTGAAATCTTTCGCTACCGCGTGAGAATTTTTGGGTCGCGCAGCGCTGCCGCACGCTTGTCGGTGTGGCGGCGCTTCTAGAAAGGTTCTATAAGCCCGGAACTTGATGCAGCACACACAATCGGCGGCCGCAACCCACCCAGGCCATCCCCTCGGCCAG
This Bradyrhizobium sp. CCBAU 53421 DNA region includes the following protein-coding sequences:
- the ccmA gene encoding heme ABC exporter ATP-binding protein CcmA; protein product: MRLSGRNLKCVRGGREVFSGLDLSAAAGEALAVTGPNGAGKTSLLRVLAGLLVPAEGSIALEGGDAELGLPEQAHYLGHRDALKPALSVAENLSFWREFLGGETEDAARCLAAVALDHAAHLPAAYLSAGQRRRLSIARLLSVRRPVWLLDEPTSALDAAGQALFVGLMRDHLARGGLIVAATHLPLGIDARDLRMGGAA